GCGATGCGTGGGACATTCTCTTCCGCCCGCGCCAGCTTCTTGTTGAACCAGCGATTGGCGAAGTCGGGCAGCCAGTCCACGCGCACCGGGTTGGTGTCGGCATCGAACGGCTTGCCGTCGATGCTGATCAGGGCGCGCATGGGTATCTCGGGCAGTGGTGCGCCTGCCGGGTAGAGATCGGGCTGTGCCAGCGATGGATGGTTCGGTTGAAGCTGGACGATCCGCTCGCGTGCCAGTCGTTGGGTGGCATAGATGTTCTCTTCAATCCGTTCGCGTACGAAGCCCAGTCCGCGAGGGACGCCCGCGCGCGCCGATACCAGGCCCTCCAGCGTCTGGTCGCGCTGTTTGATGACGCCCTCGACCGTCGTCTGCTTGGAGAAATCGATGCCGGACTCATCCGGTTTTGCGACCAGGTTGGTCGTGCCGTCGGCCGTCGGGGGCGGTTCCGGTAGCGTCACTTCGCCGATATGCAGGGTCAGCTTCGCGACGAAGAACGTCAGCACGCTGACGATCACGAACAGCCGCAGCGGCGCCACGTACGGCGCTCGGTGCCCGGCGAGGTAGGCGTTGGCCAGCGTGCCCGGCGAGAGCAGCGTGCGCAGCGTGCGGAAGATGCGGCCGTCCAGGTGCCAGAACGACTCGAACACCTCCTCCACCGCGTGCCCGAAACTGCGCAGCGGGTTGTGCGCGTTCTGCCCGCACTGGTGGCAGAACCCGCCCTGCAGCGGCGTCCTGCAGTTGTCGCACGCACTGGCGTGCACGGCGTCGGCTTCCTGCGATGAAGTCATGGGCGGTTCGGACGGTGCGGGTGGCGAGCGGGTAAGATACCGGCCTCCCGTGACCCGGTGCCAGCGCGCGACCGCGCGACCGTAGTCCGGCGGTTGCCCTCATGTCCCAGCTCCCCTCCCCGATCCCGCGCTTCGGCCAGGAAGTGCGTGCGACGGCCTCCCTCGCCCTGCCGTTGGTGCTGGGCCATGTCTCCACTGGCCTGATCGGCTTCGTCGACAACGTCATCGCTGGCCACCACGCCACCCAGACGCTGGCGGCGGTCACCGTGGGCACGGCCCTGCTGTGGCTGCCGATGATGGTACCGATCGGCACGCTGATCTCGCTGACGGCCTCCGTGTCCCAACTGGACGGGGCGAACCGGCGCGGCGAGATCGCGCCGCTGTTCCGCCAGGCGCTGTGGCTGTCACTGGGCCTGGGCCTGCTGATGTTCGCCTTCCTCAGCGTGGCGCCGTACGCGTTGGCGCGGTTCGGCATCGCCCCGGACATCATTCCCGGCGCGACCGCCTTCCTGCACGGCATCCGCTGGGGCGTGCCGGCGCTAACGTTCTATTTCTGCATGCGCTACCTCAGCGAGGGCACGCACTGGACGCTGCCGACGATGATCCTCGGCTTCGGCGGCCTGCTGGTGCTGGCGCCGGTAGGCTACGTGCTGACGTTCGGCAAGCTGGGATTCCCCGAAATGGGCGCGGGCGGCCTGGGCATCGCCTCGGCGCTGACCATGTGGCTGCAGGCCATCGCGTTCGCGGTGTACCTGTCGCGTTCGAAGCGGTTCGCCGACCTGCACCTGTTCGCGCACTTCGATCCGCCGCGCCGTGAACCGATCCTGCGGCTGCTCCGCACCGGCCTGCCGATCGGCATCACAGTGCTGATGGAGGGCAGCCTGTTCATCGTCACCGCGCTGCTGATCGCACGGCTGGGCACGACACCGGCCGCGGCGCACCAGATCGCCATCAACGTGTCCGCGCTGTGCTTCATGGTGCCGATGGGCGTGGCCGAGGCGACGACCGTGCGGGTGGGCCATGCGGTCGGCTCGGGCGATGCGCCCGGCATCCGCCGCGCGGCGCACGCCGGCTACGTCATCGTGCTGGCCACGCAGGCGATGTCGGCGCTGTTCCTGCTGTTGGGCCACGACCTGGTGGTGGCGCTGTACACCGACGATCTCGCCGTCGCCGCGCTGGCCGGGACGCTGCTGCTGTTCGCGGCGGCGTTCCAGTTCCCGGACGGCATCCAGGTGCTGTCGGCGGGCGCGCTGCGCGGGCTGAAGGACACGCGCGTGCCCATGTGGCTGGCGGTGGTGTCGTATTGGGGCCTGGGCATGCCGCTGGGGGCCGGACTGGGCCTGGGGCTCGGCTGGGGGCCGCAGGGCATGTGGGCAGGCCTGATCGTGGGCCTGACCGCCGCCGCGGTGCTGCTGGGTTGGCGTTTCGAGCGGAGCAGTCGGCGCCACATGGCCGTCGCGCAGGACCCCTTGCCAGCGTCACGGTGACCAACGGGGCATGAAAGCCCCGCAGGCACACGCTACAGTGGCCCCAGTTTCCCGGAGTCTTCCATGAACCAAGTCGCACCCGCACCCCGCCGTAGCCCGGTCGCCACGTTCTTCGTGGGGCTGTGGGACGTGATGAACTTCACCCGCAAGCTGGTCCTCAACCTGATCTTCTTCGGGTTGCTGTTCCTCATCTTCATCTTCTTCGTCATCGCCGCCGGCAGTGGCGGGGTGAAGCCGCTGATGGAGCGCACGACCTTCGTGCTGGCGCCGGAAGGCCGCCTGGTGGAACAGTTCACCGCCGATCCCGCCACCCGCGCGCTGGCCAAGGCGCTGGGCGACAAGAGCGGCGAGGAAGTGCAGCTGCGCGACCTGGTGCGCGCCATCGAGGCCGCGCAGAAGGACGAGAAGATCGAACGCATGCTGCTGCGCGTGGACCAGTTGCAGCCGACCGGCTACGCCTCGCTGCGTGAAGTGGCCGCGGCGCTGGCGAAGTTCCGTGCCTCCGGCAAGCAGATCGTCGCGTTCGGCGAGAACCTCAGCCAGACGCAGTACCTGTTGGCCGCGCAGGCCAACGAGGTCTACATCGATCCGATGGGCAGCCTGGTGCTCGAGGGCCTGGGCCGCTACCGCCAGTACTATCGCCAGGGCCTGCAGGACAAGCTTGGCGTGGACGTGCACCTGTTCAAGGTGGGCGAATACAAGTCGGCCGCCGAACCCTACGTGCTCGACGCGGCGTCGAAGGAAGCCAAGGAAGCCGACCTGTTCTGGATGAACGATGTCTGGCAGCGCCTGCTCGCCGACATCGCCAAGGTCCGCAAGACCACGCCGGAAGCGCTGGCCGCCGGCATCGACACGCTGCCGGAAGGCGTCGCCGCCGCCGGTGGCGACCTGGCCAAGTACGCACTGCAGCAGAAGCTCGTCGACGGCCTGAAGACCCAGGAAGAAGTCGAGAACCTGCTGATCGAGCGTGGCGTGGCCGATGAGGATTCGGAAACCGGCTTCCGCGCGGTCGGCCTGGCGGGCTACCTGGCCCAGATCGATGGCAAGAAGAATCCGCTGGACAGCCGTCCGCAGGTCGCCGTGGTCGTGGCCGAAGGCGAGATCACCGACGGCGACCAGCCGGCCGGCCGTGTCGGTGGCCTGTCCACCTCGGCGCTGCTGCGCGAGGCGCGCGACGACGAGGACGTGAAGGCCGTGGTGCTGCGCGTGGACTCGCCGGGCGGCGGCGTGTACGCCTCCGAGCAGATCCGCCGTGAAGTGGCCGCGCTGAAGAAGGCCGGCAAGCCCGTGGTCGTTTCGATGGGCGACCTGGCCGCGTCCGGTGGCTACTGGATCAGCATGAATGCCGACCGCATCTACGCCGATCCGTCCACGATCACCGGCTCGATCGGCATCTTCGGCATGATCCCCACCGTGCCGCGCTCGCTGGAGAAGATCGGCGTGCACACCGACGGCGTGGGCACCACGCGCTTCGCCGGCGCGTTCGACATCACCCGTCCGCTGGACCCGGCCGTCGGCCAGGTGATCCAGTCGGTCATCGACAAGGGCTATGCGGACTTCACCGGCAAGGTCGCCGACGCGCGCAAGAAGTCGGTCGAGGACATCGACGCCGTCGCGCGCGGCCGCGTGTGGAGCGGCGCGCAGGCGAAGGAACGCGCGCTGGTCGACGAACTGGGCGGCCTGGACGCCGCGCTTGCCGACGCCGCCAAGCGCGCCAAGCTCACCGATGCCGAGGGCTACCGCGTGCGCTACATCGAGAAGGCCGCCTCGCCGTTCTCGCAGTTCATGTCGGGCATGGCCGGTACGCGCCTGGGCGCCGCGTGGTTGAAGGATTCCGACTTCGCCCGCGCGCTGCTCGCACGCAGCCTGCCGGAAATGGAAGCGCAGCTGCGCTTCGTCGACGAAGCCGTGAACGACCGCAACGGCGCACCGGTGAAGACGTTGGCGTACTGCTTCTGCGGTTTCTGACGCCGACCCGCATCGCATGAACCCACGGGCCGCCCGGGCAACCGGGCGGCCCGTTTCGTTGTGCGCGTGCGAATGGCCGTCCGCCGCGCAATCCGCGTTGTATGCGGCATCGGCGCAGGAACCGGAGACGCATGAAACGCAGGGTGTCGGGTGTAGGGGCGATGGCCGCGATGGCCGCGATGGCCGCGATGGCGTGCATGGCGGGCGCGCATGCCGCAGAGCCGAGCCTGCCGGACGTGCCGTCATGCTCGAGCACGACAGCACCGGACGATGCAGGCCTGGTGGCGACGCCGGGTGGCTTCATGCTGGTGCATCCGCGCAGCGTGGACCTGGCCGACGATTACACCGGCTGCAAGACGCTGTGGGTGATGGACGTGGATCCGGCGCCATGGCGCTGGGCGACCCTATGGTTCCGCGACGGACGCCTGCAGCGCGTGGTGAGTGGCTCGCGCGATGCGGCGCCCCGCGTGTGCGACATGCCCGGCGCCGCGCTGCCCACCGGATACGCACCTGCACCGGCCTGCGAAGGCCTGGAGGAGCACCCCTGGATCGCGCTGCGCCTGCCGAGCTGGCCACGCGCCTGCGCCGCCGAGAACCCGCCGGCGGCCTGCGAGGGTGCGCCGGAATGAGTGGGGCGATGCGGATGGCCATCGCGATGCTGCTGGCGTTCGCCGGTGTCGTCGCGCCCGTGCGGGCGTCGGATGCCGATGCGGACTTCGCCACCTTCCTGTCGCGCTGGCGGGAGGCGGTCGCCACGAACGACGCCGAGGCCGTCGCGAGCCTGACGCAGGTGCCCTTCCTGTTCGAAAGCGAGCCGCGCGATCGCCAAACGGTGGCGCGCACGGTGGTGCCGGCGCTGCTGACCGCCGACGTCCGCCGCTGCCTGCGCACGGCGACGCCGCTGCGCGAAGACGATCGCTACGTGCTCTCCTGCGCGCCGTACCTGTTCTACCTCGGTCGCGTGGACGGGCAGTGGCGCTGGGTGGAATTCGCCGCCGACGGCGAAGCCTGAGGCTCAGGGAGCGCTGGCGTCGCCGGTCGCTTCCGCTTCGGCCGCGTTCGTGCGATCGGCCGATGCCTGCACCTGCGCTTCCACGGCCTCGGCCTTCTGGATGGGCGCCTGCACGGCGTCGCGCAGTTCGGTGCCGCTGGGCGTCGTCGTCGATGCGGTGGCTTGCGGTTCCGGGGGCTCGTCGGTGGGAGGCGGTTCCGGTGCGCGGCATGCCGCGGCCATCAGGGCGAGCGAGGCGAGCAGGGCGAAGCGGATCCCGGGCATGACGACGATCCTCGTATGACGTGGCGCTATGCTACGCCCAACGATGGAGGAGGCGCACGTGGCGGCGAACCGGTGGCGACTGGAGGGACAACTGGCGCTGGTGACCGGTGCCAGCGCGGGCATCGGGCTGGCGATCACGCGTGAGCTGCTGGGGTTCGGTGCCGACGTGCTGATGGTCGCGCGCGATGCGGACGCGCTGCAGGACGCGCGCCAGGACCTCGTCGAGGAATTCCCCGAGCGCGAGATCAGCGTGCTGGCCGCCGACGTGGCCGACGACGAGGATCGGCGCGCCATCCTCGATTGGGCCGAGGACCATGCCGACGGTCTGAACATCCTCGTCAACAATGCTGGCGGCAACGTCACCCGCGCCGCGGTGGACTACACCGAGGACGAGTGGCGCGGCATCTTCGAGACCAACCTGTTCTCGGCCTTCGAACTGTCGCGTTATGCGCATCCGCTGCTCACGCGGCATGCGGCCTCGTGCATCGTCAACGTCGGCAGCGTGTCGGGCATCACCGCCGTGCGCAGCGGCGCACCGTACGGAATGACCAAGGCCGCGCTGCACCAGCTCACCCGCAACCTGGCGGCGGAGTGGGCCGAGGACGGGGTGCGCGTGAATGCGGTGGCCCCGTGGTACATCCGCACGCGGCGCACGTCGGGTCCGCTCTCGGACCCGGACTATTACGACGAAGTGGTCGCGCGCACGCCGATGGGTCGCATCGGCGAGCCGGAAGAAGTCGCCGCGGCCGTCGGTTTCCTCTGTCTGCCTGCGGCCAGCTACATCACCGGCGAGTGCATCGCGGTGGATGGCGGGTTCCTGCGCTACGGGTTCTGAGCGACGCCGCAGGTACTCTCGGACAGGATGCGCGCCACGCGCTCGTACTCGGCGCGATTCTTCTCGACGTTCTCGCGGCGCGCGAAGCGATAAGCCACTTCGGTTTCGTCGCCGCGCTTCTTCCAGGCCTCGCACAGGCCGCCGTCGGGCACGCGCGCGCAGGTGTCGCGCACCACTTCGCAGGCCTGGCCTGCGCCGGCCTGCGGGTTGCCGTCCAGGCCGGTCGTGCGCAGCGAGACGCAGCGCGAGGCGGGCTCGCTGTCTTCGGTGACGTACGTGTCCTTGTCGTATGTCGTGCACTGGAACAGCACCGGCGGAGGCAGCGGTGCGGCGTCGGTCGCGCGTGCCGGAGGCGCGTCGGCCGTTCGCGCGGCCGGCTTCGCCGCCGCCGCGGGCGCCTGTCCGGCAGGGGCTGCGGGCGCCATCGGTACCGTGTTGACGCCCTGCATCGTGCGCTGTTCCTGCTTCGTGCCTTTCGGGCACGGTGCGTTCTGCAGGGTCAGCGCACCGCTGGCATCGGTACAGCGGTAGATGACGACGTCCGCGGCCTGCGCGGCGAACGATGCGAAGAGGCAACAAACCGCCAGCAGCAGGCGGCGGGCGATGGAGCGTGCGGTGCGGCTCATGGATTCCTGCAGTCGTTGGCGATGCGCGCGTCGATGCCGCGCTGCTCCAAGTCTAGCGTGCGGCGTTCGCTCGCCATCGCGCTGCCGTAGCGGCGCAGGATCTCGTAGCGCCGGTCCGACAGGCGCGCGCAGACCTCGGCCTGCGGCAGGACGTGGCAGGTATCGCGGATCCAGACGCCGCCGGGCGCATAGCCCGCGCCCCCGTGCCCGGGTCGCGGAGGTCGAGGCGGTCTCGGATCGCCGCTCTGGAACGAGAGCGTGCCGTTGCCGATCGACACATTGCCCGACACGCTGGCGGAACTTGTGTAGCCGTTGCGCGCCCACCCCGGATGGCCGGTCGACCAATACGGCACCCAGCGCGGATTTCCTTCACCGTCGTCGCTGGTGTAGCTCTCGCCATCGGGCGTCACGCATTCGTACATCGGGCGTGGCGGCGTGACGTAGACCACCTGGACACGGGTGTCCGATACCGGTGCGGCGGGCGTCGTCGGCGCGGGGGCCGGACGTGCGACGGGCGCCGGGTCGCGTGGGCGCTGCATGGTGCGGACGTCCTGCTTCTCGCCCTTGAGGCAGGGCGAATCCCGCACCGTCAGTGCGCCGGCGGCGTTCGTGCAGCGGTAGATCGTGACGTCCGCAGGCGCGGCCGGCTTCGCCTGCGTCTGCGCGAACGACGGCGGCGATATCAGGAAGACCGGCAGCAGGAGCAGGGCGCGGCGAGGCATGCCGCCATGGTGCGCGCGTGGGCAGGGGATGGAAAGTCGGGCGCCGTCGACGGCCGCCGGTCATTCACGTAGCGCTTGGCCGCTCAGTGCGTCGCGGATGGCGGTCGGGCGGGCCAGGCCGCCGGTCTGCCCGGGCACGGCGGCATCCACGCGTGCGAGCAGGGCCGGGTCCAGCGCGTCATAGGTGCTGACGGCCGGCTGGCCGCTCAGATTCGCGCTGGTGGACACCAATGCACCGCCATAGGCCTGGCACAGGCCGACGACGGTGGGATGGTCGCTGACGCGCACCGCGATGCCGCGATGCTGGCCGGTGATCCAGCGGGGCGCCTGCGCGCTGGCAGGCATCACCCAGGTGTGCGGGCCAGGCCAGCTGGCGAGCACTTCGGTGAGACGGTCGGTGGGTACGGCGGCGACGTCGATCAGCGGCTTGAGCTGTTCCAGCGTGGCGGCGATCAGGATCAGCCCCTTGTCGACCGGCCGCTGCTTGATCGCCAGCAGCCGGTGCACGGCACCCTCGTCGAACGGGTCGCAGCCCAGGCCCCACACGGCTTCGGTGGGATAGGCGACGATGCCGCCGCTGCGGATCACTTCCGCTGCTTCCTCGATGGTCCTTTCGATGGGCATGGTGTCGGCGTCGTCGTCGGATCAGAAGGGCGCGTCGTCTCCGGCGGCGGCCTTGGAGGCGGCCTTCTTCACCGTCGTCTTCTTGGTTGCGGTCTTCTTGGCGGCCGTTTTCTTGGTCGCCTTCTTCGCTGCCTTCTTCGCCGCCTTCTTGGCCGGCGCCTTCTTGGCGGTCTCGGTCTTCGGCGCAGCGGTCTTCTTCACCGCGGCTTTCTTGGTCGCGGCCTTCTTGCCGAAGCCCTTGCGCACCGGCTTGCCGGTTTCCTCCAGCAGCTTCTGCACTTCCTCGAATGTCAGCGAGGCCGGTTCCCGATCCTTCGGGATCTTGCCGTTGAGCTTGCCGTCGCTGATGTACGGGCCGAAGCGTCCGTTCAGCACCTGGATGTCGCTGCCGTCGAATTCCTTGATGATGCGGTTGCGCGCGATCTCTTCCTTCTCTTCGATCAGGAACACCGCGCGCGCCAGATCGATCGTGTAGGGATCGTCTTCCTTCTTCAGCGAGGCGTAGGTGCTGCCGCGCTTGGCGAACGGACCGAACCGGCCGATGCCGACGCTGACGTCCTCGTCCTTGTCCTGGCCCAGCTTGCGCGGCAGCTTGAACAGCTCCAGCGCGTCTTCCAGGGTGATGGTGTGCATCGACTGGCCGGGCCGCAGCGAGGCGAACTCCAGCTTCTCGTCGGTGTCCTTGTCGCCGATCTGCGCGTAGGGTCCGTAGCGGCCCAGGCGCACGCTGACCGGCTTGCCGGACTTGGGATCGGTACCCAACTCGCGCGCGCCGGTGGCTTCGCTGCGGTCGACGGTCTCGGCCTTCTCGTCGACCAGTTCCTTGAACGGGCCCCAGAACTTCTCCATCAGCGGCACCCACTCCTCCTCGCCACGGGAGACGGCGTCGAGCTCGTCCTCCAGCTTGGCGGTGAAGTCGTAGTCCACGTACTGGGTGAAGTGGCCGGACAGGAACTTGCTGACCGCGCGGCCCACGTCGCTGGGCTTGAACGCGCGGCCTTCCATTTCCACGTACTTGCGGAAGATCAGCGTCTGGATGATCGAGGCGTAGGTGGAGGGACGGCCGATGCCGTATTCCTCCAGCGCCTTCACCAGCGCGGCTTCGGTGAAGCGCGGCGGCGGCTGGGTGAAGTGCTGGTCGGCGTGGATGCGGTCCAGCGGCACCGTGTCGCCCGGCTTCATCGCCGGCAGCTTGCGGCCTTCGTCCTCGTCCTCGGCGTTCTTCTGGTCCTTGCCTTCCTCGTACACGGCCAGGAAGCCCGGATCGACCACCGTGGTGCCG
This genomic stretch from Pseudoxanthomonas sp. CF385 harbors:
- a CDS encoding DUF3667 domain-containing protein — encoded protein: MTSSQEADAVHASACDNCRTPLQGGFCHQCGQNAHNPLRSFGHAVEEVFESFWHLDGRIFRTLRTLLSPGTLANAYLAGHRAPYVAPLRLFVIVSVLTFFVAKLTLHIGEVTLPEPPPTADGTTNLVAKPDESGIDFSKQTTVEGVIKQRDQTLEGLVSARAGVPRGLGFVRERIEENIYATQRLARERIVQLQPNHPSLAQPDLYPAGAPLPEIPMRALISIDGKPFDADTNPVRVDWLPDFANRWFNKKLARAEENVPRIAQDPEYFVTRLIGSVPSALFVLVPVFALLLKLAYIETRRVYLEHLVVALYSHAYLCLCILVLCLIQALGNLVPSGNFWLKIPQWTAQLAVLAWMPVYLFWMQQRVYRQHWIFTAIKFCVLGTLYYLMLVMAIFFLALTTWVNT
- a CDS encoding MATE family efflux transporter, with protein sequence MSQLPSPIPRFGQEVRATASLALPLVLGHVSTGLIGFVDNVIAGHHATQTLAAVTVGTALLWLPMMVPIGTLISLTASVSQLDGANRRGEIAPLFRQALWLSLGLGLLMFAFLSVAPYALARFGIAPDIIPGATAFLHGIRWGVPALTFYFCMRYLSEGTHWTLPTMILGFGGLLVLAPVGYVLTFGKLGFPEMGAGGLGIASALTMWLQAIAFAVYLSRSKRFADLHLFAHFDPPRREPILRLLRTGLPIGITVLMEGSLFIVTALLIARLGTTPAAAHQIAINVSALCFMVPMGVAEATTVRVGHAVGSGDAPGIRRAAHAGYVIVLATQAMSALFLLLGHDLVVALYTDDLAVAALAGTLLLFAAAFQFPDGIQVLSAGALRGLKDTRVPMWLAVVSYWGLGMPLGAGLGLGLGWGPQGMWAGLIVGLTAAAVLLGWRFERSSRRHMAVAQDPLPASR
- the sppA gene encoding signal peptide peptidase SppA, encoding MNQVAPAPRRSPVATFFVGLWDVMNFTRKLVLNLIFFGLLFLIFIFFVIAAGSGGVKPLMERTTFVLAPEGRLVEQFTADPATRALAKALGDKSGEEVQLRDLVRAIEAAQKDEKIERMLLRVDQLQPTGYASLREVAAALAKFRASGKQIVAFGENLSQTQYLLAAQANEVYIDPMGSLVLEGLGRYRQYYRQGLQDKLGVDVHLFKVGEYKSAAEPYVLDAASKEAKEADLFWMNDVWQRLLADIAKVRKTTPEALAAGIDTLPEGVAAAGGDLAKYALQQKLVDGLKTQEEVENLLIERGVADEDSETGFRAVGLAGYLAQIDGKKNPLDSRPQVAVVVAEGEITDGDQPAGRVGGLSTSALLREARDDEDVKAVVLRVDSPGGGVYASEQIRREVAALKKAGKPVVVSMGDLAASGGYWISMNADRIYADPSTITGSIGIFGMIPTVPRSLEKIGVHTDGVGTTRFAGAFDITRPLDPAVGQVIQSVIDKGYADFTGKVADARKKSVEDIDAVARGRVWSGAQAKERALVDELGGLDAALADAAKRAKLTDAEGYRVRYIEKAASPFSQFMSGMAGTRLGAAWLKDSDFARALLARSLPEMEAQLRFVDEAVNDRNGAPVKTLAYCFCGF
- a CDS encoding SDR family oxidoreductase, producing MAANRWRLEGQLALVTGASAGIGLAITRELLGFGADVLMVARDADALQDARQDLVEEFPEREISVLAADVADDEDRRAILDWAEDHADGLNILVNNAGGNVTRAAVDYTEDEWRGIFETNLFSAFELSRYAHPLLTRHAASCIVNVGSVSGITAVRSGAPYGMTKAALHQLTRNLAAEWAEDGVRVNAVAPWYIRTRRTSGPLSDPDYYDEVVARTPMGRIGEPEEVAAAVGFLCLPAASYITGECIAVDGGFLRYGF
- a CDS encoding DUF4124 domain-containing protein, with amino-acid sequence MSRTARSIARRLLLAVCCLFASFAAQAADVVIYRCTDASGALTLQNAPCPKGTKQEQRTMQGVNTVPMAPAAPAGQAPAAAAKPAARTADAPPARATDAAPLPPPVLFQCTTYDKDTYVTEDSEPASRCVSLRTTGLDGNPQAGAGQACEVVRDTCARVPDGGLCEAWKKRGDETEVAYRFARRENVEKNRAEYERVARILSESTCGVAQNP
- a CDS encoding L-threonylcarbamoyladenylate synthase produces the protein MPIERTIEEAAEVIRSGGIVAYPTEAVWGLGCDPFDEGAVHRLLAIKQRPVDKGLILIAATLEQLKPLIDVAAVPTDRLTEVLASWPGPHTWVMPASAQAPRWITGQHRGIAVRVSDHPTVVGLCQAYGGALVSTSANLSGQPAVSTYDALDPALLARVDAAVPGQTGGLARPTAIRDALSGQALRE
- a CDS encoding DNA topoisomerase I, encoding MPKHLLIVESPAKAKTINKYLGKDFTVLASYGHVRDLVPKEGAVDPDNGFAMRYDLIDKNEKHVDAIAKAAKSADDIFLATDPDREGEAISWHIAEILKERGLLKDKPLHRVVFTEITPRAIKEAMSQPRQIAGDLVDAQQARRALDYLVGFNLSPVLWRKVQRGLSAGRVQSPALRMIVEREEEIEAFVAREYWSIEAECAHPRQAFTAKLTRLDGQKFEQFTVTDGDTAEAARLRIQQAAQGSLHVTDVTSKERKRRPAPPFTTSTLQQEASRKLGFTTRKTMQVAQKLYEGVNIGDEEGTVGLISYMRTDSVSLSAEALTEIRDVIARDFGTQALPDKPNVYQTKSKNAQEAHEAVRPTSALRTPTQVARYLSDDERKLYDLIWKRAVACQMVPATLNTVSVDLAAGSQHSFRASGTTVVDPGFLAVYEEGKDQKNAEDEDEGRKLPAMKPGDTVPLDRIHADQHFTQPPPRFTEAALVKALEEYGIGRPSTYASIIQTLIFRKYVEMEGRAFKPSDVGRAVSKFLSGHFTQYVDYDFTAKLEDELDAVSRGEEEWVPLMEKFWGPFKELVDEKAETVDRSEATGARELGTDPKSGKPVSVRLGRYGPYAQIGDKDTDEKLEFASLRPGQSMHTITLEDALELFKLPRKLGQDKDEDVSVGIGRFGPFAKRGSTYASLKKEDDPYTIDLARAVFLIEEKEEIARNRIIKEFDGSDIQVLNGRFGPYISDGKLNGKIPKDREPASLTFEEVQKLLEETGKPVRKGFGKKAATKKAAVKKTAAPKTETAKKAPAKKAAKKAAKKATKKTAAKKTATKKTTVKKAASKAAAGDDAPF